In Candidatus Binataceae bacterium, the sequence CCGATACGTCCCTGCGTCGGACAGAAATACTGATGCGTCAGCGACTATAGTGTATTGGCCCATCGCACCATCGGTCGGCACCATATGCTCAACGTGAAATCCGGGGCCTGAAAGCACGCTCTCCGGCAAAAGTTGTGTGACATTTATAATCGGCGGCTGTTCGAACTGACCGCTGCCCTGCGCCCACAGCATTTGGGGAACGAGGAATACAAGCGCCAGCACTGCATAACCACCAAAGCATGAAGCACGGCGCGATGACGAATTACAACGGATCATTTGTCCCCCGCTAGGCTCCGTGAATCAGTGAAGCTCGACTTTACATTCAAACTCCCGGGACCAGTGCTCTCTGCACACGATCTACGTTCCCCCATGGATGAATGCTGCTGACTGACAGTTCTTACCATCGGTGCCAACCTAAACATTCTTAGGAGTTTGCCGCTATTGGACTTTAGGCCAATGGTCTTTAGTCCAATCAGGAGTCTTACTTCGGCGGCCGCGAAGGCTGTACTGGGTACTGTCAAATATACATCCATTCGGAAACAGGCAAGCGTCCGCAACATCAGCAGTTCGATCACGGTTGGTGCTCACCGGGGCTGCTTAACAGAGCGGCTTAGATCCCGCCGATCGCCGAGTTGGCAGCCCGGCGTCCGCCGTCGGTGCATCACTCGCGGATTCTTCGACGCAACCACAAGCGGAGGCGGTCTTTGGAAGCCGTTGGGGCGCGATCGAGGTAGCGTCAGACAGGCGCGGCCATTGGCATCGCCATGAGCGCGCTTCGGCGCGACGGAATCGATGAGCGAATCCTGCTCGAAGCGATTAACTGCGCTCGCGCCGTGGAAAAAACAAACGAAGCAAATATTAGACTTTTCGCCCCGCGCGCTGTGCGGTCGACTTAGTTACCCCTCGAGCTCCCGAGCTGTCAAAAGAAAAGGTCTTCGCATCGGTGCGGCGCGCGCCGAGCCGTTCCGCCATGCGTGCCAGTTCGGCGAGCGATCCGGCGCCCATCTTTTCCATAACCCGCGCACGATGGACTTTGACGGTTCTCTCGGTGATGCCCAGGTCCGAGGCAGCTTGTTTGTTGAGGGAGCCTTCCGCGACCAAGGCGAAAATCTGTCGCTCGCGCGGCGTCAATCTACCGTAACGCCCTTCTATAGTAGTAATTTCATCGTGCGAGGCTTTCAACCGGCGGCTCTGCTCGGCGGCACGAAGTATCGCCGCAAGCAGCGCGTCGCTGTCAACAGGCTTCTCCAGGAAGTCCACCGCTCCGCCCTTCATAGCTGTGACACCAGCCGGGACGTTGCCATGACCAGTAATGAAGACCAGCGAGAGATGAGGAGAGGTCTCTTTCAGCTCTTGCTGTAGTTTAAGGCCGTCGATACCGGGCATTCGAAGGTCGGTAACTGCGCAGTCGACTTCTTCGCGTGCGGAATTGTTGAGAAACTCGTACGGCGATGAGAAGGTAATGGCCTCGATGCCTGCCGACCTCATCAGACGCGCAAGAGAGCGGAGCGTCCGCGCTTCGTCGTCGATAATTGCCACTTTGATCGAGGCGCGCACGAGGCCTCCGGAAGTGGCGTCATTTGCGGCTTTCTGCATGTTCTTGCACTGGCAGCTCGATTATCAGAACCGCTCTGCGATCGGGATTGCAGAGCGCCTACATTCGGCTCCCGTGAGTCTCGACGATCATGCGCTTGCACCTTTCTGGAGACAAAGTTGATCCGCGGTCGTGCGTATCCTTCGAATGACGGTGTGGACGGAATGGTAATCCAGCCCACTTTGCGTTCTTATAGCCGAGACGCATTTCAAAGGATAGAGTTGCGCAGCGCTTCACATGCTGTTCACAAAAAACAGTGAAAGACTCATTAAGACATTGTCGCCGTTCGCGAAAACTCTTGATCCGCGGGCTTTTACGGTCTGTTGGCTATGGGTGAGGGGCCAATAACTGCGAGGATCGTTTTGGGCCCGCTGGCGCCTGGCGTTGCCATCGGGCGGCAACTTCTATTTGCTCTGCGCTTCCTATTCGCTGGCATCGACAGCGACTAGTCTGAAACGAGTCTTCGCTCGATAGGTGCATTCGCGCAAAACTCTTGATCGCGCAAAATGCCCGTCGCTCTTGACGACTCGGGCAGCACGGTCTCGTACGCATAGACGATCCAAGGCTTATCGGATTCGATGCTTACGTAGCAGTCCACGTCGGCGGTCATGTCTCTGCCCGTTAGCGCGACAGGAACGGAAAGAGGTACCAGATGCGCTCCATTCGACGATTCGCGCTGAGTGGAGTGCACTGCTTCCCCTGCGGCGTAGTGTTCGATTGCTCTTGCACATACGACGCTAAGGTCAAGTTCACAGCCGGTGCGTGCGGACTCGTTGGCCGGAGTCCGCGCACTGCAGCCAAGCAGCGCAAATTGAATCAGTATCTGTGCACCGAGACCCAATGTTGTTAGCGAGTTGCGCATTTCTTCACCGAGTTCGTTCTTCTCGCGAACGTTTACGAAGCACAATATCCGCTTCTGCATCAGGTGATGAAATTGGCCTTTGGTCCATAAGCCTTTGGTGCAATAGACTGCGACTGGACTTGAGCGAAGAATCCTCTTTCTCGAACCCGACCGACGAGAAGACCTGATTAGGGCGCTCGCTACTCTGAGCGGATGAATACAAAAGGCTCACAGCGGGTAGCTGCCACCATTGCAGTGCTGCTCATGTGCCTCTGGCAGCCGACAGGTGTCGTTGCCAATCCAGTCGACGAATCGATCTGCGATGCCGCCGCCGATCGCTTCCTTGCAGCAGAGAACTATCCTGAAGCGATTCGTCTTCACGGGGAGTTTCTGCGGAAAAATCCGACCAATGCGCTCGCTCACTATCATTTGGGCTTTGCTGAAGGAATGGTAGGCGACAAAACACAGGAGCTCAGAGAGTACCGGCGCGCCTCTGCGCTTGGACTCTCGCGCTGGGACTTTTTTCTGAACATGGGACTCGCCTTGCTCGATGGCGGAAACCTGGAGTCGGCGACGAACGAGTTGCGGCTGGCCGTTGGACTCAACCCGAGCCGACCCGAGCCGCACTTCAATCTAGGCCTGGTCTATGAGCGCCGCGACATGTTGACCGAAGCGGAGCAAGAGATGCGGGCGGCGCTACGCTCGGATCCTACAGAGCTGGATGCCCGAAACATGCTGGGCGTCATTTACGCTCGACAGGGAAAGACCGCGAAAGCCTTCAGCCAATGGCATGCCATGCTTCAAGACGCACCCTACTACAGCGCGGCTCGCAAGAACCTCGCAATTCTTGAGGGGAAGCGGCCTGTCTCACTGGTGACAGGGAGACGACCAATTATTCCCGGCCGTGCAGCAATTCGACCCAAGATCGCTAGGCTGAGTGCAGCAATGCGGCTTTAGCAGGGTATTGATCAAAGGGTTGAATCACGAGCTTGGCTTGGTCTGGTGAGATGACGAGGTGAGTATTGAGGTTGCGGGCGGGTTTCTGCCAAGTTGGGCCGTGACAGGCGCAGCTCGCTGGCGACTCGATTCATCCGCTGGGACAGAGCTTTGCGATTCTCAGCACACCTGGCACAGAATGAGCGGCGGCGGGGTGGCTCGGCGCTCGACCCTCGCACCACGTTTCTCCGAGGACGAAAGTCCTATGGAATCAGTGCGGTCGTTTGACCGGGACGCTCTGGGTCGAACACCCTTTGTATACTCAGGCCATGTTCGCGCTAACCCGTGTGCACGAACTTGCTCCCCAGCATCCCGAATGGACACAACACGAACCGTTCAAGGCCGTTCTCACGAACGATCGTGAGGCGATGGCCAAGTTCTCTGAATCGGATTGGGAGGTTATTCTCGCGGCCACTCACACTGGGATGACCACCGAAGCATTCCAGAAACTTGTGAAGCAATGGCTGGCAACGGCCAAGGACCCCAGGTTTCATCAGCCTTACACAGAACTCGTCTACCAGCCGATGCTTGAGGTCATGGATTTCTTGCGTGCCAACGGATTCAAGACCTACATAGTCACGGGCGGCGGCCAGGAGTTCGTTCGCGTATATAGTCAGCATGTCTACGGCGTCCCGCAAGAGCAGGTCGTGGGATCGAGTATCCTGACCAGGTACGAGTATCAGGATGGCAAACCGGTACTAATGCGGGAGCCCAAAGTATTTTTCATCGACGACAAGACAGGCAAGCCGATCGGGATCAACCTGTTTATCGGCAAGCGGCCATATGCCGCGTTCGGCAACTCGACCGGCGATCAGCAGATGCTTGAGTGGACCCAGGCGGGGAACGGTGCGCGATTGATGATGCTGGTCTTGCATGACGATCCAGAACGCGAGTACGCGTACGGTCCCGCTGCCGGTCTGCCGGATAGCAAGGTTGGTACGTTCTCTCAGGCGCTGTACGACGAGGCCAAGTCCAAAGGCTGGACCGTCATCAGCATGAAAAAGGACTGGAAGCACATTTTTGCTTTCGAGAAGTGAGGTGATGACGCCGAATAGAGGCGGGGTTATGGCCATTGAGACATTGTCGATGGAACCGCGCTTTTCAACACCCTTGATGCTAGATGATTTTTGCCGAACTGCCCGATGGCGTAACCCAAGGACTTGAGCAATTCCGCGATAGTTGGGTCCTCTACCCGAAATACCGCATTGGGTTCTGGCCCGTGATGAACGCGGCGCGTCTGGCCATGCAGCTTTGCTGGCCATAGTAGTCGGTGAAGGCATCACACAAGAGAATCTTTCGACAGTGCCAGCGCGCAATCTATCGCCTCGAACAAGGCTTTCTCATCTATAGGCTTGAACAGCGCTGCCACTGGATGTGACCGGTCGATCAGCCGCTTTGTTTCGGCGTCGTTACGGCCGCTGATCATGATCACCGGCAAGCCACGCTGCGATTCATTCAACACACCGATCAGTTCGACACCATTCATTTCTGGCATGTGGACGTCCACTACCATGCATGCATTGGTCTTCGGGATGTCACTAGCGAGCAAAGCGCTCGGCCGATCGAAGCTCATAACGGTGAAACCGGCGGATCGAATCAACCTGGCCGCGGCGGGTAGAAAAGATAAGTCGTCGTCCACCAGCAGGACCGTAGCCCTGGTATGCTTTGCGATCGATCCGACGGCTTTTACTCGTCGTGCCTTCGACTGTTTGGACACTGCAGCTGCGCGCTCCAACTTGCCTGCTTCGCACCGTGGACGCCGTACCTCGCCTATTTATCCGCTCGCCTTCTGGTTGGTGCCGTTGTACCAGAGAGACTTGGTGCCCAGATCACTTGCATAATCGAGAGCCAGCTGGTTGGGCTTCTTTACTGCGTAGTCTGCGGCGGCGGCAAACTGCAGCTTCAATCGGGTGGGTAGCAGCACCTGGTCAAAAGCTATCTCGGCATGCAAGGTGAACGATTTGGCTTCGGCGAGCGTCGAGCACGCGCCACGCAGGATCTTCTCGGCTTCCGGGTCCACATGAGAACTGGCCGTTTGCGGTTGCAACGCAGACGGCGGTCCCTTGCTTGTGGCAGAGGCCGGCGCGTCAACCGTGGCTTGATTCGAAGGCGCGATCACCCCATCAGCTGCGAGAGCTTTGCTATCAATCGTTATGAGTGCTGCGAGCATCATGGAAACCAAGGCGAACGAGAACGAGTTGGTCATCATGTCCGCTTGCTCTCGCCATCCGAATAGGGGACTTTCTGGCGTCTCGCTGAGAACTTAGCGGGTTTGTTCGGAATTGATAGTTGGACTTTAGGCCAATGCGCCGCCCCCTTCTGGCAATTTGGACCAAAGGCCTAGGTCCGGGGTGCTAGGGCAGGCGGGACGACACGAAATTGCAGCAGACGTGGCGTAAGACCTGTAGTTACGGTTGTGTGACAGTCAGGTTACTTATTGCCGCCTTCTAATTAATCTGCCCAAGTGATAAGAATTGCGGCGCACTAGCGCCATTTCCCCCAGCCCATCCGTGCGAGGGAAAGCTGCGCGACGACCATAATGCCCCTTGCTGTGCGGACGCGGGAGAGCACTGACGCTCGCTCCCACTGTCACGGAGAGAAGCTTATGAGCGTTGGGGGAGGATTTTCAGCCTACGCCCTGGAAAGGCTGAGCAAAGATCCGCAGTTTATTCTATATCGCGCCCGCGAGCCCGCGAGTCGCCGACGCGTCCTCCTGTTTGCTCCCGCTTCGGAGAACCTTCCGCAACATATTCTTAAGCGCATCGAGCATGAGTACGCACTGCGCGCTGAGCTCGACTCCGCATGGGCGGCGATGCCCATCGCTCTGGCTCACGACGGGGGGCGCACGATATTGGTGCGCAAAGACCCGGGCGGAGAACCGCTCGATCAGCTACTCGAGCGTCCGTTCGACCTAAGACAATTTCTGCGAATCGCGATCGGGTTGACAACGGCCCTAGCCGCAATGCACGAGCGGCGCATCGTGCACAGAGACATAAGACCCGCCAACATCCTGGTAAATGCAGCGTCGGGCAAGGTTTGGCTTACCGGCTTCGGCGTCGCGACCGGCCCATTGCGCCAACCACAGGCGCCCGAGCCCTCGGCGACCGTTGGGGCCACTCTTGCCTACATGGCTCCAGAGCAAACCGGACGCATGAACCGGTCAATAGACACTCGCAGCGACCTCTATTCGCTCGGAGTCATTCTCTATCAAATGCTCACCGGCACTTTGCCTTTCGTTGCCTCCGACCCTCTCGAATGGGTCCATTGTCACATCGCGCGGCAGCCGGCATCGCCGCATGAGCGAAGGAAAGAAGTTCCTGAGGCACTATCGGCCATAGTCCTGAAGCTTCTGGCCAAGAGCCCGGAGGAGCGTTACGAGACCGCGGCGGGCCTGCGAGCTGATCTCGCAAGCTGCCTGAAGGCTTTGAACGCCGTTGGACACGTTGAACCGTTCGTACTCGGCAGAGCCGACGTGTCGGATCGGTTGGCGGTCCCGGAGAAGCTCTATGGACGCGACCGAGAACGAGCGATTCTGGTCGAGGCATTCGATCGGGTTGTAGCTAGCGGTACGCCGGAGTTCGTTTTGGTTTCAGGGTACTCTGGCATTGGCAAGTCGTCGATCGTTAACGAGCTGCAAAGGGCGATCGTGCCAACCCACGGCATTTTCGTTTCAGGCAAGCTCGACCAGTACAAGCGCGAAATCCCCTATGCAACTTTCGCGCAGGCTTTCCAAAGCCTGATTCGCCAGGTGCTCAGCTGTGCCACCGTCGAGTTCGAAATGTGGCGCGACGCACTTATAGGGGCGCTGCAGACGAATGGGCAGCTCCTGATTAATCTGGTTCCAGAGCTGGAGCTGGTAATCGGCAAGCAACGATCCGTGCCGGAACTCACTGCGCACGAGGCTGAGAACCGGTTCCATCTCCTGGTTCGAGCTTTTATTGGAGTCTTTGCGCGGCCAGATCATCCGCTCGTACTCTTTCTGGATGATCTGCAATGGCTTGATCCTGCGACACTTAAGCTTCTCGAGCACTTGATTGTGCAGGTGGAAGTCCCTCACCTATTGCTCGTTGGTGCCTACCGCGATAACGAGGTTAACGCTTCCCATCCGTTGGCGCTGATGCTGGATGCGTTACGCGGGAGCAAAGCGCGGTTGGTTAAGATCGAGCTGTCGCCGCTCTCGCTTGATGACCTTGGCCGGCTGGTCGCCGATACCGTCCATCAGGAACCTGCGCTGACAGAGTCGCTCGCGCGACTGGTGCATGAAAAGACCGCGGGTAGTCCTTTGTTTGTGGCCCAGTTCCTGACCGCGTTGGCCGAGGAGCGCCTCCTCGAATTCGATCCGAGCATAGCGACTTGGCGATGGGACGTGGATCGCATTCGCGCCCACAGAAGCACCGACAATGTGGTCGACCTGATGCTCGGGAAGTTGAATCGACTCCCCGACAATACTCGTGAGGTCCTCAAAAAACTGGCTTGTCTGGGAAACAGGGCGAACGCCGCCACTCTGGCTGTCGTTCAGGGGCGGTCAGAGGAAGAGACGCACTCGGGTGTGAGCGAAGCCGTGCGGCAGGGGTTCGTTATACTTTCAGGCGATTCGTACGAGTTTGTCCACGACCGCGTCCAAGAAGCCGCCTATTCGCTGATCCCTGAAGAGGACCGCGCACACGTCCATCTGCAGATTGGTCGCCTGCTCATCGCCGCGACACCGGCCGACAAAATTGCCGAGCGTATATTCAACCTCATTAACCAGCTCAATCGTGGAACCGCACTAATCTCCGACTCGAACGAAAAATCTCGGGTAGCCGAACTTAACCTCCTCGCAGCAAGAAAGGCACGGGGCTCGACAGCTTACGCCGCGGCTTGCACCTACACGTCTGTCGGAATGTCGCTGCTGAGTGATGAGGACCGGGATAGCGCGTACGAGCTGGCGTTCGCTCTGAGAGTACTACGCGCAGAATGTGAGTTCCTACGCGGCAACTTCGAGGCGGCGGAAACCCTCGTTTCGCAGCTTCTCAAGAAAGCGAACTCAACAGCCAATCGGGCAACAGCTTATCGCCTCAGGATCGACCTTCACATCATGAAATCGGAGCATACCAAGGCGGTGGACAGCGCGCTCGAGTGCCTGCATGTTCTCGGTATACAGCTCTCCTCGCGCCCCGTCTGGGAACGCGT encodes:
- a CDS encoding response regulator, encoding MQKAANDATSGGLVRASIKVAIIDDEARTLRSLARLMRSAGIEAITFSSPYEFLNNSAREEVDCAVTDLRMPGIDGLKLQQELKETSPHLSLVFITGHGNVPAGVTAMKGGAVDFLEKPVDSDALLAAILRAAEQSRRLKASHDEITTIEGRYGRLTPRERQIFALVAEGSLNKQAASDLGITERTVKVHRARVMEKMGAGSLAELARMAERLGARRTDAKTFSFDSSGARGVTKSTAQRAGRKV
- a CDS encoding response regulator, with protein sequence MSKQSKARRVKAVGSIAKHTRATVLLVDDDLSFLPAAARLIRSAGFTVMSFDRPSALLASDIPKTNACMVVDVHMPEMNGVELIGVLNESQRGLPVIMISGRNDAETKRLIDRSHPVAALFKPIDEKALFEAIDCALALSKDSLV
- a CDS encoding tetratricopeptide repeat protein, which produces MNTKGSQRVAATIAVLLMCLWQPTGVVANPVDESICDAAADRFLAAENYPEAIRLHGEFLRKNPTNALAHYHLGFAEGMVGDKTQELREYRRASALGLSRWDFFLNMGLALLDGGNLESATNELRLAVGLNPSRPEPHFNLGLVYERRDMLTEAEQEMRAALRSDPTELDARNMLGVIYARQGKTAKAFSQWHAMLQDAPYYSAARKNLAILEGKRPVSLVTGRRPIIPGRAAIRPKIARLSAAMRL
- a CDS encoding DUF2092 domain-containing protein; amino-acid sequence: MMTNSFSFALVSMMLAALITIDSKALAADGVIAPSNQATVDAPASATSKGPPSALQPQTASSHVDPEAEKILRGACSTLAEAKSFTLHAEIAFDQVLLPTRLKLQFAAAADYAVKKPNQLALDYASDLGTKSLWYNGTNQKASG
- a CDS encoding HAD family hydrolase, which codes for MTGTLWVEHPLYTQAMFALTRVHELAPQHPEWTQHEPFKAVLTNDREAMAKFSESDWEVILAATHTGMTTEAFQKLVKQWLATAKDPRFHQPYTELVYQPMLEVMDFLRANGFKTYIVTGGGQEFVRVYSQHVYGVPQEQVVGSSILTRYEYQDGKPVLMREPKVFFIDDKTGKPIGINLFIGKRPYAAFGNSTGDQQMLEWTQAGNGARLMMLVLHDDPEREYAYGPAAGLPDSKVGTFSQALYDEAKSKGWTVISMKKDWKHIFAFEK